From a region of the Leptospira montravelensis genome:
- a CDS encoding NAD-dependent epimerase/dehydratase family protein, which yields MKFTATTLVTGANGFIGFELLKELTKDKNLKIRVTDLRNDRIDSLKNPNIEFVKSDIRKEEELRPLLDGVDRIFHVAGICNLSTPYDTLKPINVNAVDKITDLALEKKVKAYIHFSSSSVYGTYKGNPFQETDLCFPMDSYGKSKYDGEQIVTSKIPKGLNALILRPCTVYGPGCNDGAGKVFSRPGKIAGIPGNGKQKIANVRVEDVTSAAIYLSERESVFGGIFNIADDSHPSLEEALSLAAEAFGSKINKVHIPLGLLKVLAKLEAPIAKLRRKIPDLEYEAIKYLYNDYYMDNRKLKSVGYALKYPDFKSSILKMK from the coding sequence ATGAAATTTACCGCTACAACTTTAGTTACAGGTGCGAATGGATTTATCGGGTTTGAACTTTTAAAGGAACTTACCAAAGATAAAAACCTTAAAATTCGAGTTACGGATTTAAGAAATGATAGAATCGATTCTTTAAAGAATCCAAATATTGAATTTGTTAAATCAGACATTCGTAAAGAAGAAGAACTCCGGCCATTATTGGATGGCGTGGATAGAATCTTTCATGTGGCGGGGATTTGTAATTTAAGTACGCCTTACGATACTTTAAAACCCATCAATGTAAATGCTGTAGATAAAATCACAGATTTAGCATTGGAAAAGAAAGTGAAAGCATATATTCACTTTAGTTCTTCCAGTGTTTATGGAACTTATAAAGGGAATCCATTTCAGGAAACAGATCTTTGTTTCCCTATGGACTCTTATGGTAAAAGCAAATATGACGGTGAACAAATTGTAACGAGTAAGATTCCGAAAGGTCTTAATGCGTTGATTTTACGGCCTTGTACGGTTTATGGCCCTGGTTGTAATGATGGCGCTGGAAAGGTATTTTCTAGGCCAGGAAAAATTGCAGGAATTCCCGGAAACGGAAAACAAAAGATAGCAAACGTTAGAGTTGAAGATGTTACTTCTGCTGCCATTTATCTTTCAGAAAGAGAATCTGTTTTTGGTGGGATTTTTAATATAGCAGATGATAGTCATCCAAGTTTAGAAGAGGCTTTGAGTTTAGCCGCAGAAGCTTTTGGTTCAAAAATTAATAAGGTCCACATTCCTTTAGGTCTTTTAAAGGTTTTGGCAAAGTTAGAAGCGCCCATTGCAAAACTGAGAAGGAAAATTCCTGATTTGGAATATGAAGCAATCAAATATCTGTATAACGACTATTATATGGACAATCGAAAATTAAAATCGGTAGGTTATGCTTTAAAGTATCCTGATTTCAAAAGTTCAATTTTAAAAATGAAATAG
- a CDS encoding acyl-CoA dehydrogenase family protein, translating to MNFYFSEEQNRLREAVAAYAKIAGADPQRDVEERDSEFSWDVLSALGEKGWTGVIVPEEYGGMGKGAMEYTIIMEETAKELVYGPQNLIQAQQGLLAVGTEEQKRKWLPELAKGKIMAAQAISEPDAGSSFQNIQTTAVKDGNEWVLNGLKVHINLGKEAQLMMVLAKTDKGLTEFLVDKDSKGIRYVKQDPIGLRSAPMYDVYFEDCRIPADTVLGREGRGIETFMAIFKLSRLGVASQLIGIARGCLDHAVSFTKSRKVGENRVSDFQGIQWIIAKLTSELEAAKLARNQAAWLHDQKVNHNLETSIAKYLAGVVADETVNKAFTLTGSHACYRNRPYDRYVREVKSLLAGGGSSEVMLNNVAREILRPSYHY from the coding sequence ATGAATTTTTATTTTTCGGAAGAACAAAACCGATTACGAGAAGCTGTAGCTGCTTACGCAAAGATTGCGGGTGCAGATCCCCAAAGAGATGTGGAAGAACGCGATAGTGAGTTTTCATGGGACGTATTGAGTGCGTTAGGTGAAAAGGGCTGGACTGGCGTAATTGTTCCAGAGGAATACGGCGGAATGGGCAAAGGCGCAATGGAATATACTATCATTATGGAAGAAACAGCCAAAGAATTAGTATATGGTCCACAGAATTTAATCCAAGCTCAGCAAGGTCTCTTAGCTGTTGGAACAGAAGAGCAAAAACGGAAATGGTTACCTGAACTTGCGAAAGGAAAGATTATGGCTGCACAGGCTATCTCTGAGCCAGATGCAGGGTCGTCTTTTCAAAACATTCAAACAACTGCAGTAAAAGATGGAAACGAATGGGTGCTGAATGGATTAAAAGTACATATCAATTTGGGAAAAGAAGCACAGTTAATGATGGTGTTAGCAAAAACTGATAAAGGATTAACTGAATTCTTGGTAGATAAAGATTCGAAAGGCATTCGATACGTAAAACAAGATCCAATTGGTTTACGTTCAGCTCCTATGTATGATGTATACTTTGAAGATTGCCGTATTCCTGCTGATACTGTTTTAGGAAGAGAAGGCAGAGGGATCGAAACCTTTATGGCAATCTTTAAATTAAGTCGTCTTGGTGTTGCATCGCAGCTAATTGGAATTGCTCGAGGTTGTTTGGATCACGCAGTTTCGTTTACCAAATCTAGAAAGGTTGGTGAAAACAGAGTTTCTGACTTTCAAGGAATTCAATGGATCATTGCGAAACTTACCTCCGAATTAGAAGCTGCGAAACTGGCAAGAAACCAAGCGGCTTGGTTACATGATCAAAAAGTAAACCATAATCTAGAAACTTCTATTGCTAAGTATCTTGCAGGAGTTGTTGCCGATGAAACGGTAAATAAAGCATTCACTCTCACGGGATCCCATGCATGTTACAGAAATCGTCCTTATGATCGTTATGTGAGAGAAGTAAAGTCGCTATTAGCTGGCGGTGGAAGTTCTGAAGTTATGTTAAACAATGTCGCTAGAGAAATCTTAAGACCATCTTATCACTATTAA
- a CDS encoding SDR family NAD(P)-dependent oxidoreductase, whose translation MSKVIVISGIAQGMGREVSLMLAAQGHTICGFDIEKKYLDSLSSELTKLNAKFHLEPLSITETDKIIKFKDSVLKKFGNVDTIVSNVGIGFFGPFEEVDLNKALQCFDINVIGCARLLQSFLPSMRTAKKGKLVVMSSLVGQVPFPFESIYSATKFAIEGMVSSLRYEVSPFGIQVAMIQPAQVSTNFAAKAQKLPEMNSPYYDRCVRFINRDNDLIRTATNPIQAAEKIVKVILSNKPKLFNQVDFMSKFFLGLNRFLPQKIKDKILLNHMNINV comes from the coding sequence ATGAGTAAAGTAATAGTAATCAGTGGAATTGCACAAGGAATGGGTAGAGAAGTCTCTCTTATGTTAGCGGCACAAGGTCATACCATTTGTGGATTTGATATTGAGAAAAAGTATTTAGATAGTTTATCTTCTGAATTAACTAAGTTAAATGCGAAGTTTCATTTAGAGCCATTGAGTATTACTGAAACAGATAAAATTATAAAGTTTAAAGATTCAGTTCTGAAAAAATTTGGAAATGTGGATACTATTGTATCAAATGTTGGAATTGGTTTTTTCGGTCCATTTGAAGAAGTAGACTTAAACAAGGCTCTTCAATGTTTTGATATCAATGTTATTGGATGTGCAAGGCTTTTACAATCATTTCTACCTTCTATGCGTACTGCAAAAAAAGGAAAACTAGTTGTAATGTCATCTCTTGTGGGCCAAGTTCCATTTCCCTTTGAATCCATTTACTCTGCGACGAAGTTTGCGATTGAGGGAATGGTGTCTTCCTTACGTTATGAAGTATCTCCATTCGGAATTCAAGTGGCTATGATCCAACCAGCACAGGTATCGACAAACTTTGCAGCAAAAGCACAAAAGTTACCAGAGATGAATTCACCATATTATGATCGTTGTGTGCGATTTATCAATAGGGATAATGATTTGATTCGAACAGCTACGAATCCTATTCAGGCGGCGGAAAAGATAGTTAAGGTGATTCTTTCTAATAAACCTAAATTATTCAACCAAGTCGATTTTATGAGTAAATTCTTTTTAGGGCTCAACCGTTTTTTGCCACAAAAAATAAAAGATAAAATTTTGTTAAATCATATGAATATCAACGTTTAG
- a CDS encoding bile acid:sodium symporter gives MLTRVEEILFASMIFFLMVAMGTTLTLENFKKAIQSKKPLLIGMISQFGFMPLIAFGLATGFELSPSFAIGLILVGCTPGGTTSNLLTYYAKGDVALSISMTIASTILAIVMMPFLFWLYCSGFNAEQIQIPYKSIIGSIIILIFPVLIGIKIRSANLKLALKIEKVGSVLGILMIVFLLIVMVPKNIEILKKTTSAMYISAILITVLGYIFGYALSKILNLSEKQSTTVSLETGIQNGPLTIAVILLSFPAGLVNEILWMPLLYALFVPITSSFATLLFYLKSKKNQKEMIK, from the coding sequence ATGTTAACAAGAGTCGAAGAAATATTATTTGCTTCTATGATTTTTTTTCTAATGGTTGCGATGGGTACAACTTTAACCTTAGAAAATTTTAAAAAAGCAATCCAGTCCAAAAAACCATTGTTAATTGGAATGATTTCCCAATTTGGATTTATGCCATTGATTGCTTTTGGACTAGCTACGGGGTTTGAACTTTCTCCATCGTTTGCCATAGGATTAATTTTAGTTGGCTGTACTCCTGGCGGGACTACTTCAAATTTATTAACCTATTATGCAAAAGGTGATGTTGCGTTGAGCATTAGTATGACCATTGCTTCGACAATTCTTGCCATCGTAATGATGCCATTTTTGTTTTGGTTGTATTGTTCTGGATTCAACGCAGAACAGATTCAAATTCCATATAAGAGTATTATTGGTTCCATTATTATCCTAATATTTCCTGTTTTGATCGGCATTAAGATTAGATCAGCTAATCTTAAATTGGCGTTAAAAATTGAAAAAGTGGGAAGTGTTTTAGGAATTCTAATGATCGTATTTCTTTTGATCGTAATGGTTCCGAAGAATATTGAGATATTGAAAAAAACAACATCCGCAATGTATATTTCTGCCATATTGATTACGGTTCTGGGATATATATTCGGTTATGCGCTTAGTAAGATTTTAAATCTATCAGAGAAACAAAGTACAACCGTTTCTTTAGAAACAGGCATTCAAAATGGACCACTTACGATCGCAGTGATTTTACTTAGTTTTCCAGCAGGATTAGTGAATGAAATTTTGTGGATGCCATTGTTATACGCACTATTTGTTCCGATCACATCTTCATTCGCAACGTTATTATTTTACTTAAAATCTAAGAAAAACCAAAAGGAAATGATTAAATGA
- a CDS encoding DUF2804 domain-containing protein has product MFYSKPQVFIVLGIIFLSLCIFNCSNAKLEPGQIIDQHGKTITLIPEPDANPTNQKEIKSPVSLLLVDGKLNVSGWSRYPNFQINESFIKVDPKRYKRWEHYTFYNEKFGGAVTVTDIGNLAMGSIELLDFSTGKVIFSKTELVRPGEILFPTNTTDPIEFKKGDQFIRITKLKGKRVIAYSIIGDSNAEFIKGNLELEEKAQEALAVITPFSESTFFYEYKMPSLLCKGSIQHNDIKYEFNDKSYAVLDWGRGTWPEQNKWLWAAGAGLVDGELLSLNLGYGFGIPNNATENGIVYKGKVHKLDKVTWKYDVTDYKKPWKFISNEGRMELDFTPVYLLHSDIDLMGMIGFLKQLYQNFTFSEILELLKTEAYLNKAFGYYNGYVVLDNGTKLVVKDLAGFAEQMYQQW; this is encoded by the coding sequence ATGTTTTATAGCAAACCACAAGTGTTCATTGTCTTAGGTATAATTTTCCTAAGCCTTTGCATATTCAATTGTTCTAATGCGAAGTTAGAACCAGGTCAAATCATAGACCAACATGGAAAAACCATCACTCTCATTCCAGAACCTGACGCAAATCCGACTAACCAAAAGGAAATCAAAAGCCCCGTTTCGCTTTTGTTAGTCGATGGTAAACTTAATGTTTCCGGTTGGTCAAGATACCCTAATTTCCAAATAAATGAATCTTTTATTAAAGTAGACCCCAAAAGATATAAACGTTGGGAACATTACACATTTTATAATGAAAAATTTGGTGGTGCTGTTACTGTTACCGATATTGGAAATTTAGCAATGGGTAGCATTGAACTTTTAGATTTTTCCACAGGCAAAGTGATTTTTTCAAAAACTGAATTAGTAAGACCTGGTGAAATACTTTTTCCAACAAATACAACGGATCCTATTGAATTCAAAAAAGGGGATCAGTTCATTCGAATCACTAAACTAAAAGGCAAAAGAGTCATTGCGTATTCTATCATTGGTGATTCGAATGCTGAGTTCATCAAAGGTAATTTAGAGTTGGAAGAAAAAGCACAAGAGGCCCTTGCTGTCATCACTCCTTTTTCCGAATCAACTTTTTTTTATGAATACAAAATGCCAAGTTTGTTATGCAAAGGTTCGATCCAACATAACGATATCAAATATGAATTTAACGATAAAAGTTATGCCGTATTAGATTGGGGAAGAGGTACTTGGCCAGAACAAAACAAATGGCTTTGGGCAGCTGGTGCAGGTCTCGTTGATGGAGAATTACTAAGTTTAAACTTAGGATATGGATTTGGAATTCCAAACAATGCAACTGAGAATGGAATCGTTTATAAAGGAAAGGTTCATAAACTAGATAAAGTTACATGGAAGTATGATGTAACAGATTACAAAAAACCTTGGAAGTTTATCAGTAACGAAGGTCGGATGGAACTTGATTTCACACCCGTTTATCTTTTGCATTCAGACATTGATCTAATGGGGATGATTGGATTTTTAAAACAATTGTACCAAAACTTCACTTTCTCTGAAATATTGGAACTTCTGAAGACAGAAGCTTATTTAAACAAAGCATTCGGATATTACAACGGTTATGTTGTTTTGGACAATGGCACAAAACTAGTAGTAAAAGACCTTGCTGGTTTTGCAGAACAAATGTACCAACAATGGTAA
- a CDS encoding enoyl-CoA hydratase/isomerase family protein: protein MQTYKSWNISIEDRVATLTLQTNDLNVMNMDSLFELKKISKELEENQSVWVIILQGAGKHFSSGVNIDILNKVTEINTEDFKHNMREMQSCFTAFENIKKPTIAKIQGFCMGGGFMLSLCCDFRIASEKSVFSVPLVKLGLTVLMGTNRITRNAGVAATNELVMLGDKFNPEKALQLNLVTKVVPSDHLEDSVKQFANKFKSLPPKTISITKQIIKQGDKIPLDQSLELEIELQSQILGSSDLKEALESFTNQRKPVFSGN from the coding sequence ATGCAAACCTATAAATCATGGAATATCAGTATTGAAGACCGAGTTGCAACCCTTACTTTACAAACGAATGATTTGAATGTAATGAATATGGATTCTCTTTTTGAGCTAAAAAAAATTAGTAAAGAGTTAGAGGAAAATCAAAGTGTTTGGGTCATCATTTTGCAAGGTGCAGGAAAACATTTTTCCTCTGGTGTAAATATCGATATCTTAAACAAAGTGACTGAAATTAATACAGAAGATTTCAAACATAATATGCGAGAAATGCAAAGTTGTTTTACCGCATTTGAAAATATCAAAAAACCTACAATCGCCAAAATACAAGGATTTTGTATGGGTGGTGGATTTATGTTGAGTTTATGTTGTGATTTTAGAATCGCCAGCGAAAAGTCGGTATTTTCTGTTCCACTTGTTAAATTAGGATTAACAGTTCTTATGGGAACCAACCGAATTACTCGTAATGCTGGCGTGGCCGCAACCAATGAATTGGTTATGTTAGGTGATAAATTTAACCCTGAAAAAGCATTACAACTTAACCTAGTCACAAAAGTAGTTCCTTCTGATCATTTGGAAGACTCAGTGAAACAATTTGCAAATAAGTTTAAATCCTTACCTCCCAAAACAATTTCGATTACGAAACAGATTATAAAACAAGGGGATAAAATTCCATTAGATCAAAGTTTGGAATTAGAAATCGAATTACAATCTCAGATTTTAGGTTCTTCTGATTTAAAAGAAGCTTTAGAAAGTTTTACTAATCAACGTAAACCTGTTTTTTCTGGCAACTAA
- a CDS encoding methyl-accepting chemotaxis protein: MNIESLWQNGKVTVNRIRIVLFFIFFLALLGTRESMPKTMFIIHLSGTLFMGIYATICYLWLKNGNPPDWFHKFLILLDIGIHLINTSIDCSMGPLEAKSALNNTAVLLVVYFYLIYSGFLGNPKFVLFNGCLAGFGVFLAYITSISYGGLIPTEDPTLYIQTGYVGTSAEIVKGIFIIVSGVLLSRLIALLIQISDKGMEKATESEDLFQKSIIQKKMVQGAAVNLESSIQSCGSYIFKTAERLESQAASLEQVTAINIELFSSFESNAKIINEQNIKITDLFSGSNDLNHLVSTISDINQELISLANENKKDTTEIGVVSQRTTEYLSSIKSSFDKVDEINQIVAEIGEKTNLLALNASIEAARAGEVGRGFAVVASEVSKLADFTATNAKIISEVVGNSRKFIINASEVSSQAGNLTTNQIQKLEITTKKVSFMHELFEKQKGIIFDTISRLNEINDLSSQISLSTKEQISGQTEVNKGILALEDEESQISDASRNLEQYVEQIRIQAQELLTFSNS; this comes from the coding sequence ATGAATATTGAGTCACTTTGGCAAAATGGAAAAGTAACAGTCAACCGAATCAGAATCGTCCTGTTTTTTATATTCTTTTTGGCGTTACTTGGAACGAGAGAAAGTATGCCAAAAACAATGTTCATTATCCATTTATCGGGAACATTGTTTATGGGTATTTACGCTACTATTTGTTATCTTTGGTTAAAAAACGGAAATCCACCTGATTGGTTTCATAAATTTCTTATTCTATTAGATATTGGAATTCACTTAATCAATACATCTATTGACTGTAGTATGGGCCCTCTAGAAGCGAAGTCTGCCTTAAATAACACTGCAGTGCTACTAGTAGTGTATTTTTATTTAATATACTCTGGATTTTTAGGAAATCCTAAGTTTGTATTGTTTAATGGATGTTTGGCGGGATTTGGTGTATTTCTCGCTTATATTACATCTATTTCTTATGGTGGACTGATACCGACCGAAGATCCTACTCTTTATATTCAAACAGGTTATGTAGGAACTTCCGCTGAAATAGTTAAGGGTATATTTATCATTGTTAGTGGAGTTTTACTTTCAAGACTCATTGCCCTTTTGATACAAATCAGTGATAAAGGAATGGAGAAAGCAACTGAATCGGAAGACTTATTTCAAAAATCAATCATACAAAAAAAAATGGTGCAAGGTGCTGCAGTCAATTTAGAATCTTCGATTCAAAGTTGTGGAAGTTACATTTTTAAAACAGCAGAAAGATTAGAATCCCAAGCGGCTTCTTTAGAACAAGTGACCGCTATCAATATAGAACTTTTTTCTTCTTTTGAGTCCAATGCGAAGATTATCAATGAACAAAATATAAAAATTACAGATTTATTTTCTGGATCCAACGACTTAAATCATTTGGTTTCTACTATCAGCGATATAAATCAAGAGTTGATATCACTTGCGAATGAAAACAAAAAAGACACAACAGAAATTGGAGTGGTCTCTCAAAGAACTACCGAGTATTTATCTTCCATAAAATCTTCTTTTGATAAGGTAGATGAAATTAACCAGATAGTTGCTGAAATCGGAGAGAAAACAAATTTACTCGCGCTAAATGCATCGATTGAAGCGGCTCGTGCTGGTGAAGTAGGAAGGGGTTTTGCGGTTGTTGCGAGCGAAGTAAGTAAATTAGCAGACTTTACTGCAACTAATGCAAAAATCATTTCGGAGGTAGTAGGTAACTCTCGAAAATTTATAATCAATGCTTCAGAAGTGTCCTCTCAAGCAGGGAATTTAACTACAAATCAAATTCAAAAATTAGAGATTACGACAAAGAAAGTGAGTTTTATGCATGAGCTTTTTGAAAAACAAAAGGGAATTATTTTTGATACCATATCTCGTTTGAATGAAATCAATGATTTATCATCACAAATATCTCTTAGTACGAAAGAACAGATTTCAGGACAAACTGAAGTTAATAAAGGGATTCTTGCCCTAGAAGATGAGGAGAGCCAAATTTCGGATGCATCCAGAAATTTAGAGCAGTATGTTGAACAAATTAGAATTCAAGCTCAAGAGTTATTGACTTTTAGCAATTCTTAG
- a CDS encoding AMP-dependent synthetase/ligase, whose product MKVPNLEKKTLYNLVQEGRRLYGDLTVQSYKDNKKNYLDISYNEFVSSVESLSKGLLYLNANSGERIGIIADVGHHWLQVSMAITNIGCVDVPRGTDATLDDISYILTHANCKIVFIENEKTLLKFLPELKKLKIETIVLFGDNRSENTELGFPILNFSELKRAGASVSDEKFHLRGKEIQEEDLATIIYTSGTTGKPKGVMLTHGSILFEIHSLVAEFRKTGVRVGEGDVTLGFLPPWHSGERIFETICFYSGIKIAFTTVAELGKDLAKAKPTILFTVPRVWESFYDKIRDTVNKSNLFKKYFLKLLVWNSVNFSICFDLAFDRIPRLNSPKTLLQLLSQVFHFIKLVIYLPLLPISKLVLSKILSVLGSKLRYAFAGAGALQAEVDRFMYAIGMPILEVYGMTENSGVSTIRHYNDFSIGNVGKPIEGVTIKLIDEFGKEIVKPGIKGVAHHHGFHNMKGYYLEEEKTKAVLTEDRWLNSGDLLVYTAQGTLKFAGRAKDTIVLSGGENVEPEPIEICLKQSEYIDQAVVVGQDKKTLSVLILLNLEKVQTYLNLHSITLDLNHCIYNEDENLQKLIKEEVKRFISDKNGFKAFERISNFYILQNPFVVHDELTQTQKVKRNRVQEKYQNEIESMYRK is encoded by the coding sequence ATGAAGGTTCCCAATTTAGAAAAAAAAACTTTGTACAATTTGGTGCAAGAAGGAAGACGTTTGTACGGCGATCTTACAGTTCAAAGTTATAAAGATAATAAAAAGAATTATTTAGATATTAGTTATAATGAATTTGTTTCTTCTGTGGAAAGTTTATCCAAAGGATTACTTTACTTAAATGCAAATTCTGGAGAAAGAATTGGTATCATTGCAGATGTAGGCCATCATTGGTTACAAGTAAGCATGGCTATAACAAATATAGGTTGTGTGGATGTTCCTAGAGGAACAGATGCAACACTAGATGACATCAGTTATATCTTAACCCATGCAAATTGTAAAATTGTCTTTATTGAAAATGAAAAAACTTTACTTAAGTTTTTACCTGAATTAAAAAAACTGAAAATTGAAACCATTGTATTATTTGGGGACAATCGAAGTGAAAATACCGAATTAGGTTTCCCAATTTTAAATTTTTCAGAATTGAAGAGAGCAGGTGCTTCCGTTAGTGATGAAAAGTTTCATTTGAGAGGAAAAGAAATCCAGGAAGAGGATTTAGCTACTATTATTTATACTTCTGGTACAACAGGAAAACCAAAAGGTGTTATGTTAACACATGGGAGTATTCTTTTTGAGATTCATTCCCTTGTGGCTGAATTTCGAAAAACTGGAGTTCGAGTGGGAGAAGGTGATGTTACTTTAGGATTTCTTCCGCCTTGGCATAGTGGTGAAAGAATTTTTGAAACTATCTGTTTTTATTCAGGTATTAAAATTGCTTTTACAACGGTTGCCGAGTTAGGAAAAGACTTAGCAAAGGCGAAACCTACAATTTTATTTACAGTTCCTCGTGTTTGGGAAAGTTTTTATGATAAAATTAGAGATACCGTTAACAAAAGTAATCTATTCAAAAAATATTTTTTGAAATTACTTGTTTGGAACTCAGTTAATTTTTCGATTTGTTTTGATCTTGCTTTTGATAGAATTCCAAGGCTAAATTCGCCTAAAACATTACTCCAACTTTTGTCTCAAGTTTTTCATTTCATTAAATTAGTCATTTATCTTCCTCTGCTACCTATTTCTAAATTAGTTCTATCAAAAATATTATCAGTATTAGGTAGTAAATTACGTTATGCTTTCGCAGGAGCAGGAGCATTACAAGCCGAAGTTGATAGGTTTATGTATGCAATTGGAATGCCTATATTAGAAGTCTATGGAATGACTGAGAATTCAGGTGTTTCTACCATAAGACATTATAATGATTTTTCAATTGGTAATGTTGGAAAACCAATTGAAGGAGTAACAATCAAACTTATCGATGAGTTTGGAAAGGAAATTGTAAAACCGGGAATCAAAGGTGTAGCCCACCATCATGGATTTCATAATATGAAAGGCTACTATTTGGAAGAGGAAAAAACAAAAGCCGTTTTAACCGAGGATCGTTGGTTAAATTCTGGAGACTTACTTGTTTATACAGCTCAAGGTACTTTGAAGTTTGCCGGTAGGGCCAAAGATACAATTGTACTATCTGGTGGTGAAAATGTCGAACCAGAGCCAATAGAAATTTGTTTAAAACAAAGCGAATATATAGACCAAGCAGTTGTAGTTGGACAAGATAAAAAAACATTATCTGTATTAATTCTATTAAATTTGGAAAAAGTACAAACCTATTTAAATTTACATTCGATCACTTTGGATTTGAACCATTGTATCTACAACGAAGATGAAAATTTACAGAAATTAATCAAAGAAGAAGTTAAAAGATTTATATCTGATAAAAATGGATTTAAGGCATTTGAAAGAATTTCAAATTTTTATATCTTACAAAATCCTTTTGTTGTACATGATGAATTAACCCAAACTCAAAAAGTGAAACGAAATAGAGTTCAAGAAAAGTATCAAAATGAAATTGAATCTATGTATCGGAAATAG